Proteins encoded in a region of the Paenibacillus wynnii genome:
- a CDS encoding aspartate aminotransferase family protein yields the protein MQSLETESELAIKKDQKYLWHNITPYSETNPPMIATSASGSWVTDIHGNKYLDGMSGLWCVNVGYGRKELAEAAYNQLLSLPYFPLTQSHLPAIALAEKLNEWLGDDYVIFFSNSGSEANEAAFKMARQYQQQIGQHYRHKFIARYRGYHGNSMGALAATGQAQRKYKYEPLGGGFLHVAPPDSYRRPAGQTVEEFNLQCAQAIEDTIVWEGVETVAAVIMEPVITGGGVIVPHQVYMDRVQEICRKHGVLLIIDEVICGFGRSGRKFGHHNFNIKPDIVTMAKGLTSAYLPLSATAVRKDIYEVFKDNSDDYGYFRHVNTFGGNPAACALALRNLEILEQEDLIERADILGARLNREFSELLDHKLVGDIRSFGLVTGIELVEDKVTKKPVHLDTVKGIIAKCKAKGLIIGKNGDTVAGFNNVLTFAPPLSSTDEDIQFIVDTFKSVMSES from the coding sequence ATGCAGAGCTTGGAGACGGAAAGTGAGCTGGCGATTAAGAAGGATCAGAAGTACTTATGGCATAATATCACCCCTTACAGTGAAACTAACCCGCCGATGATCGCAACTTCGGCTAGCGGTTCATGGGTCACGGATATTCACGGAAATAAATATTTGGACGGTATGTCTGGTTTATGGTGCGTGAATGTGGGTTATGGCCGGAAAGAGCTGGCGGAGGCTGCTTATAACCAATTGCTAAGTCTGCCGTATTTTCCGTTGACGCAAAGCCATCTGCCTGCTATTGCTCTGGCGGAGAAGCTGAACGAATGGCTGGGAGATGATTATGTAATCTTCTTCTCGAACAGCGGATCGGAAGCGAATGAAGCAGCTTTCAAAATGGCCCGTCAATACCAGCAGCAGATCGGCCAGCATTACCGCCACAAATTTATCGCCCGTTACCGCGGGTATCACGGTAATTCGATGGGAGCCTTGGCGGCTACCGGTCAGGCGCAGCGGAAGTATAAGTACGAACCTCTCGGAGGAGGATTTCTACATGTGGCGCCGCCCGACAGCTACCGCCGTCCTGCCGGACAAACGGTAGAAGAATTCAATCTGCAGTGTGCGCAAGCCATTGAGGATACGATCGTATGGGAAGGCGTGGAGACTGTCGCGGCTGTGATTATGGAGCCGGTGATTACAGGGGGAGGAGTGATTGTGCCGCATCAAGTCTATATGGACCGGGTGCAGGAAATCTGCCGCAAGCATGGCGTGCTGCTTATTATTGATGAAGTAATCTGCGGCTTTGGGCGCTCCGGACGTAAATTCGGCCATCACAACTTCAATATTAAGCCCGACATCGTGACGATGGCTAAAGGGTTGACCAGTGCCTACCTCCCGTTGTCCGCAACAGCCGTACGTAAGGATATCTATGAAGTCTTCAAGGATAACAGTGATGACTATGGTTACTTCCGCCACGTTAACACGTTCGGGGGGAATCCTGCAGCTTGTGCATTGGCTTTGCGCAATCTAGAGATTCTGGAACAGGAGGATCTTATCGAGCGTGCGGACATATTGGGTGCTAGATTGAACCGAGAGTTCTCAGAACTGCTTGATCATAAGCTTGTAGGTGACATCCGCAGCTTTGGATTAGTTACAGGTATTGAGCTTGTTGAAGATAAAGTTACTAAGAAACCGGTGCATCTGGACACGGTAAAAGGAATTATAGCCAAGTGCAAAGCTAAAGGGCTTATTATCGGCAAAAACGGCGATACCGTAGCCGGTTTTAATAATGTGCTAACCTTTGCTCCGCCATTATCCTCCACTGACGAGGATATACAGTTTATTGTGGATACCTTTAAATCTGTAATGAGCGAGAGCTAG